The following are from one region of the Lodderomyces elongisporus chromosome 7, complete sequence genome:
- the HUL5 gene encoding ubiquitin-protein ligase (E3), translated as MINFSGQTRKRTVNLGDRKGFRSDNNFLQQSIQQRKEREEQRRKEKAAIVIQRKIVEYLNTSKQAWGKLIEWKESATLLQRRTESLDVFDSYQSTELIKPINEWLDEGIRLVRWFSKKAFNPMALSELLLTLQSSKQLVELSGLSNSFNQSTLNLNLTMGGRIQNLIAVLSPILCNKRSSRELELTTFNVIVNIQANEIVYSDVQLTSLISWLGSYQEKGENKIALPEKVVEQAMDMVYRIGLGGTGRNFEHKNSVSLLLALSLAYNQPNLNYLHTLRENAKYCNADMFHKLQNSIPNEKLPFMLINYLIIHGDEEFVVQDYIIISLLLRYFNGAVCDDNEIFGVGEDDDLEKPNEKHSAVIVNKKQLEVLRILYTRNFLQGVFHFFKFNDKRDKEHNLQKMQTQTQTQEHTQENDSEYDTSFLTEDRLVQDMSICILSRLVTLRPQWKSLVFNQICATNSVHLIHCQLRKNSSFNQIEQDSSSELIPREKLQQSFATAELWEGIALYHEVISYWLLISLDHEIFREVDTKQLLSVAQFTKRVVLTLLYNEDLQSEAVNLKNVCLRLLNQLYVKNLRVNFLPDDFWTLKQIHIDVDKINMHILADSLSKTLYDDEDDIDEENLTWRKKPENNPSSVYAALEILKHAPYFIAFRDRVKIFQELIEHDREMNFSASRFDQEGLAGNIRREHVLEDAFAAFASTGSQFKQRIRVHYVNQHGPEAGIDGGGITKELLTGVTTEGFDPENGLFQESSDHRIYPTTDLGNTSSQIFITGTGTGTEVGSGSGSRSGSGSGSGSESDFELMKLKLDYLRFMGMCVGKCMYEGILIDASFAPFFLNKWCHDSFKNTVDDLKYMDVELYNNTIKLLDMSSTELDALDLTFFINERISGNTKIVQYDLLPNGSKIKVDRSNVHLYNHKFADFKLNKSLAQQTKHFLSGVQSIIPLRWLTLFDYHELQMLISGGEKAIDVDDWRRNAVTNGFEFDDTTLNIFWEVVAEMSSEERRKLLAFVTSSPRPPLLGFDQLNPKFGIQNKGAELNVLPSAATCVNLLKLPDYRDKNVLKEKLLYAINSAAGFDLS; from the coding sequence ATGATCAACTTTTCAGgacaaacaagaaaaagaacggTTAACTTGGGTGATCGAAAAGGGTTTCGCAGCGACAATAATTTCTTGCAACAGTCCATCCAGCAACGTAAAGAACGAGAGGAACAACGACGGAAGGAGAAAGCAGCAATAGTCATTCAACGAAAAATTGTGGAGTACTTAAACACCAGTAAACAAGCTTGGGGTAAACTAATTGAATGGAAAGAATCTGCGACACTACTACAAAGGAGGACAGAAAGTCTAGATGTGTTTGACTCTTACCAATCTACTGAGCTTATAAAACCGATCAATGAATGGCTAGACGAGGGTATACGTCTTGTTCGAtggttttccaaaaaagcATTTAACCCAATGGCATTGCTGGAACTTTTACTTACTTTACAATCAAGTAAACAATTAGTTGAGCTTAGTGGTTTGTCCAACCTGTTCAATCAGTCGACTTTAAACTTGAATCTAACGATGGGGGGAAGGATACAAAACCTTATTGCAGTGTTATCACCCATACTTTGCAACAAAAGACTGTCAAGAGAATTAGAATTGACCACATTTAATGTAATAGTCAACATCCAAGCCAATGAGATAGTGTACAGCGATGTACAACTAACATCTTTGATTAGTTGGCTTGGATCATATCAGGAAAAAggtgaaaataaaattgcGTTACCAGAAAAAGTAGTTGAGCAGGCCATGGATATGGTGTACAGAATTGGACTTGGTGGCACAGGGAGAAATTTTGAGCATAAGAACCTGGTATCACTTTTGTTGGCACTTTCATTGGCATATAATCAACCTAACCTAAATTATTTACACACTTTAAGAGAAAACGCAAAATATTGCAACGCCGATATGTTTCACAAGCTACAAAATAGCATTCCAAATGAAAAACTCCCTTTTATGTTGATCAATTATTTGATAATTCATGGAGACGAGGAGTTTGTTGTTCAAGATTACATCATTATTAGTCTTTTGCTTCGTTATTTTAATGGCGCTGTTTGCGATGACAACGAGATATTTGGTGTTGGAGAAGACGATGATTTGGAGAAACCCAACGAAAAACATTCTGCAGTGATTGTTAACAAAAAGCAACTTGAAGTGTTGAGAATACTATATACTAGAAATTTTTTACAGGGAgtgtttcattttttcaaattcaatgataaaagagataaagaacataatttgcaaaaaatgCAAACGCAAACGCAAACGCAAGAACACACACAAGAAAACGATTCTGAATATgatacttcttttttgacaGAGGATCGATTGGTACAGGATATGAGTATATGCATTCTCTCAAGGCTTGTGACATTGCGCCCTCAATGGAAACTGTTGGTTTTCAATCAAATCTGCGCTACAAATTCTGTACACCTAATACATTGCCAATTGAGAAAAAATAGCTCGTTTAACCAGATTGAGCAGGACTCTTCTTCTGAATTGATTCCTCGAGAAAAACTTCAACAATCTTTTGCAACAGCAGAACTTTGGGAAGGGATTGCATTATACCATGAGGTCATTTCTTATTGGCTACTCATTTCGCTTGATCATGAGATATTTAGAGAAGTTGATACGAAACAACTTTTGAGCGTTGCTCAATTCACCAAAAGAGTTGTTTTGACATTGTTATACAACGAGGATCTACAAAGTGAAGCTGTGAACTTGAAGAACGTTTGCTTAAGATTGCTAAACCAGTTATACGTTAAAAATTTGCGGGTAAATTTTCTCCCTGATGATTTTTGGACTTTAAAGCAAATACATATTGATGTGGACAAGATAAATATGCATATACTTGCCGATCTGTTATCCAAAACGCTTTAcgatgatgaggatgacATAGACGAGGAAAATTTGACATGGAGGAAAAAACCTGAGAATAATCCATCACTGGTGTATGCTGCACTTGAGATCTTGAAACACGCACCCTACTTTATTGCATTTCGAGATAGAGTAAAAATCTTTCAAGAATTAATTGAGCATGATCGAGAGATGAATTTTTCTGCTTCCCGATTTGACCAGGAGGGTTTAGCAGGAAATATTCGTCGTGAACATGTTTTAGAAGATGCGTTTGCAGCCTTTGCATCAACTGGCTCTCAATTTAAGCAACGTATTAGAGTTCACTATGTCAATCAGCATGGACCAGAAGCCGGCATAGATGGTGGAGGAATTACAAAGGAATTGCTCACTGGTGTAACAACCGAAGGATTTGACCCCGAAAATGGCCTCTTTCAAGAATCCTCCGATCATCGAATATACCCAACAACTGATTTGGGGAATACTTCTAGCCAAATCTTTATAACTGGTACTGGCACGGGTACTGAAGTTGGAAGTGGAAGTGGAAGCAGAAGTGGAAGTGGAAGTGGAAGTGGAAGTGAAAGTGACTTTGAGCTCATGAAGTTGAAGCTTGACTACTTGAGGTTCATGGGAATGTGCGTTGGTAAATGTATGTACGAAGGCATTCTTATTGATGCTTCCTTTGCtccattctttttaaaCAAATGGTGCCACGACTCGTTTAAAAACACAGTGGATGATCTCAAATATATGGACGTTGAATTGTATAACAACACCATAAAGCTTTTGGATATGAGCTCTACCGAGCTTGATGCTTTGGATTTAACatttttcatcaatgaAAGAATATCGGGCAACACCAAAATTGTGCAATACGATTTATTACCCAACGGAAGCAAAATCAAAGTGGACAGGTCAAATGTTCACTTGTACAATCACAAGTTTGCCGATTTTAAACTAAACAAATCGTTAGCACAACAGACAAAGCATTTTTTGTCCGGCGTTCAAAGCATAATTCCCCTCCGTTGGCTTACCCTATTTGATTACCATGAGTTGCAAATGTTGATCTCGGGAGGTGAAAAGGCGATAGATGTAGACGATTGGAGGAGAAATGCTGTTACTAATGggtttgagtttgatgaTACAACATTGAACATTTTTTGGGAAGTAGTTGCAGAAATGTCGAGTgaagagagaaggaaaTTATTAGCATTTGTCACATCGAGTCCTCGTCCTCCATTGCTTGGGTTTGATCAACTCAATCCTAAATTTGGAATACAGAACAAAGGCGCCGAACTCAACGTCTTGCCAAGTGCTGCTACATGCGTaaacttgttgaaattACCAGACTATAGAGATAAAAATGTTTTAAAGGAGAAGCTTCTTTATGCAATTAATTCAGCAGCGGGATTTGATTTAAGTTAA
- the HIS7 gene encoding Histidine biosynthesis bifunctional protein hisB (MEROPS:MER0065588; BUSCO:EOG09261NLY), protein MTKVVHVIDVESGNLQSLSNAIKKINPSYEIRFIHNEAEFLAEDSQIEKLIFPGVGNYAHFVRQIYERNLDKHIRNYIAKDRCLMGICVGLQAFVSTSEESPGEKGLSILDLNLQKFDVNDPEYKAQNIKKAVPHIGWNSIEEITVGSEEELPAGKSLFSMNLRNKYYFVHSYAAILDDLQSQQIENLKTQGWNFALARYGSEKFVAAISKGNLFATQFHPEKSGVAGLKIIKSFLEGEKYADVHHSDVQEQPVGVEKTLSGLTRRIIACLDVRTNDDGDLVVTKGDQYNVRETAPSGGEDSGNANAKEKEKAKVRNLGKPVELATRYYLQGADEITFLNITSFRNSPLKDLPMLQVLQKAAETIFVPLTVGGGIKDMEDPETGKMVPACQIADLYFRSGADKVSIGSDAVRIAEEYYANDKQKKGTSAIETISKTFGNQAVVISVDPKRFYVKSPSDTSMQTIHITDSTRYGPNGEQYCYYQVTSQGGRKVHELGALELCQACEELGAGEILLNSIDHDGSNAGFNLELLNQIKSQVSIPVIASSGAGNPKHFQEVFEMECGIDAALGAGLFHRGEYTVNQVKHFLQDEAKMDVRLDDTVEL, encoded by the coding sequence ATGACAAAGGTAGTCCATGTGATTGACGTTGAGAGTGGAAACTTGCAATCCCTCTCGAATGCCATCAAGAAAATCAACCCATCATACGAAATTAGATTTATCCACAATGAAGCCGAGTTTCTTGCTGAAGattctcaaattgaaaaattgatcTTTCCAGGTGTTGGTAACTATGCCCACTTTGTCAGACAAATCTACGAACGTAACTTGGATAAACACATCAGAAACTACATCGCCAAGGACAGGTGTCTTATGGGCATCTGTGTTGGACTACAAGCGTTTGTGCTGACTTCAGAAGAAAGTCCTGGTGAGAAGGGGTTGAGCATATTGGACttgaatttgcaaaaatttgACGTCAATGACCCAGAATACAAGGCTCAAAACATCAAAAAAGCGGTACCGCACATTGGATGGAATAGTATTGAAGAGATTACCGTGGGTTCAGAAGAAGAGTTACCTGCTGGTAAGTCTCTATTCAGTATGAATTTGAGAAACAAGTACTACTTTGTTCACTCATATGCTGCTATTCTTGATGAtttgcaactgcaacaaattgaaaacttaAAGACACAAGGATGGAATTTTGCCCTTGCAAGGTATGGATCGGAAAAGTTTGTTGCTGCAATCAGCAAAGGTAACTTGTTTGCTACACAATTTCATCCTGAAAAATCGGGTGTTGCCGGATTAAAGATTATCAAGAGTTTCCTTGAGGGTGAGAAATATGCTGATGTTCACCACTCAGATGTCCAAGAACAACCTGTTGGTGTCGAGAAAACATTGAGTGGATTAACTAGAAGAATAATTGCCTGTTTAGATGTGAGAACAAATGACGATGGTGATTTGGTGGTGACTAAAGGGGACCAATACAATGTGCGAGAAACAGCTCCATCTGGAGGCGAAGATTCTGGAAATGCGAATgcgaaagagaaagaaaaggctAAAGTGAGGAACTTGGGTAAACCTGTGGAGCTTGCTACGCGATACTACCTTCAAGGTGCTGACGAAATCACATTTTTGAACATAACATCATTTAGAAACTCGCCATTGAAGGATTTGCCAATGTTGCAAGTGTTGCAGAAAGCAGCCGAGACAATTTTTGTTCCACTCACAGTGGGTGGAGGTATCAAAGATATGGAGGACCCAGAGACAGGTAAAATGGTTCCTGCTTGTCAAATTGCTGATCTTTATTTCCGCTCTGGTGCTGATAAGGTTAGTATTGGATCAGATGCTGTTCGTATTGCAGAAGAGTATTATGCAAACGataagcaaaagaaaggtACATCAGCAATCGAAACAATTTCCAAAACTTTTGGAAATCAAGCCGTTGTGATTTCTGTTGATCCAAAGCGCTTTTATGTCAAATCGCCAAGTGACACATCAATGCAGACTATTCACATTACAGACTCGACAAGATACGGACCAAATGGCGAACAATATTGTTACTACCAAGTCACTTCACAAGGTGGTCGTAAAGTCCATGAATTGGGAGCACTTGAGCTTTGTCAAGCTTGTGAGGAGTTGGGTGCTGGTGAGATTTTACTAAATTCCATTGACCATGATGGATCCAATGCTGGGTTCAATTTAGAATTGTTGAATCAGATCAAGTCACAAGTTTCGATACCAGTTATCGCTAGTTCTGGTGCTGGTAATCCAAAACATTTCCAAGAAGTGTTTGAAATGGAATGTGGTATAGATGCTGCATTGGGTGCAGGGTTATTCCACCGTGGCGAATATACTGTGAATCAAGTGAAACACTTTTTGCAGGACGAGGCCAAGATGGATGTCAGATTGGATGATACTGTAGAATTATGA
- the RAD14 gene encoding DNA repair protein rad14 (BUSCO:EOG092641G3) — MSQARNISDVQRQKIEANRARVQERLRKKGNPGATADSTIVPNATPKDISASSTSSKRPFSQVLDQPSISLKSKFIEFEPDGSVKRNKTAEQIEKVEQNRLRAIEIQNRIRDQKEKGTQQQEQRNNNNNNNGGGGESTATAVDMDNIRLNKNKQDFIFDTAGKTNKYQPPPIKKKDYIEYDFATMQDSRGGFIHDEQRKLHDEETLQEWKEKQKELERIKNAPPPVDLETAPRCFECNSMDIDLNLYTNFRKVRACRACVRKMPEKYSLLVKTECKEDYLLTEPELQDISLLPRIEKPNPHGYSKMQLFLRFQVEEFAWKKWGSPEGLDLEWEKRESNKLKRKEKKYQDALREMRKKTRAEEYTRKLRDGKALDERHAHDWSAPLTIGKNLVKKRCIDCGVEVEEVII, encoded by the exons ATGAGTCAAGCACGAAATATATCCGATGTCCAGAGACAGAAAATA GAAGCAAATCGTGCTAGGGTACAGGAACGTCTTAGGAAAAAGGGCAACCCTGGAGCAACTGCAGACTCTACCATTGTACCAAATGCAACGCCAAAAGACATTTCGGCTTCGTCGACTTCATCTAAGCGACCATTTAGTCAGGTTTTGGACCAACCATCAATTTCTCTCAAGTCCAAGTTTATTGAGTTTGAACCGGATGGATCTGTTAAGCGTAACAAGACAGCTGAGCAAATTGAGAAAGTGGAGCAGAATAGATTGCGTGCAATAGAGATACAGAATCGAATTCGAGatcagaaagaaaaggggacacaacaacaagagcagagaaataataataataataataatggtggtggtggagaAAGTACTGCAACTGCTGTCGACATGGACAACATTCgattaaataaaaacaaacaggATTTTATATTTGATACTGCTggcaaaacaaataagTACCAGCCTCCGccaataaaaaagaaagattatATAGAGTATGACTTTGCCACTATGCAAGATTCACGAGGGGGGTTCATTCATGACGAGCAAAGGAAACTACACGATGAGGAAACGCTTCAAGAatggaaagagaaacaaaaggaatTGGAGCGAATAAAAAATGCACCACCGCCAGTGGACTTGGAAACGGCGCCGAGATGCTTTGAGTGCAATTCAATGGATATTGATTTGAATTTGTATACTAACTTCCGTAAAGTACGGGCATGCAGAGCATGTGTGAGGAAGATGCCGGAAAAATATTCATTATTGGTCAAGACTGAGTGCAAAGAGGATTATCTTCTTACCGAGCCAGAATTGCAAGACATTTCGCTCTTACcgagaattgaaaaaccCAACCCACATGGTTATAGCAAGATGCAATTGTTTTTACGGTTTCAAGTCGAAGAGTTTGCATGGAAGAAGTGGGGGTCGCCTGAAGGACTAGATTTAGAATGGGAAAAGCGCGAGCTGAATAAGTtgaagaggaaagaaaagaagtatCAAGACGCGTTGAGAGAGATGAGGAAAAAGACGAGGGCAGAGGAGTACACAAGGAAATTGAGAGATGGGAAAGCACTTGATGAACGGCACGCTCACGACTGGTCAGCTCCACTCACCATTGGTAAAAACTTGGTTAAAAAGAGATGTATAGATTGTGGCGTAGAGGTCGAAGAAGTAATTATATAG